The genome window CGTGCAAAGGTTTCTGAATTCCTGTTATAGTACGCAACAAAGTAGATTTTCCAATACCGTTTGCACCAATCAAAGCAATCAGTTTCCCTGCCTGTAAGTTCAGGTTGAGGTTTTCGGCTATGGTTGTAGTTTCCTTCTTGGAGGAATAACCAATGCTTAGGTTTTGAGTGATGAGGATATTGGTCGGCATATTTTAAGTTATATACTTTTTGAAAATGTTTTTAAACACATAGGAGACACATAGAATTAATTTAAAATTGAGGATTGTTTAGAAAATCATAATTTTTTCACATAGAAGATTGCATTAAAATTTCTGTAGCCATGGTGTTTTATATAGATTATTATTGTTTAGGAAGAAGTTTAAAAAAATCATTCACAAAAGTTTTTTGTCCTTCTTTGAAAATGTTATGACAATTGAAATTTATGATTATTCCTTTAGGAGCTTCTAAAAGTTGCATATAGGTTAGAATCTGAGCCTCAAATATTGAATTCATTTCCAATACAGATTTTAATTCTAAGACTATACAGTTTTCAATAAATAAATCACATCTGAAATTCGTTGTTAATTTTTTTGTTTTATAAATAATTGGAATATTCATCTCTGTGTGAAAATTTATTTTTCTTTGGGATAATTCTTCTATCATACATTGATGATATACACTTTCGAGTAATCCTTTGCCAATAGATTTATGGACTTCGATAGCTGAACCAATAATTTCGTATGTTAATTCATCTAAAAATTTTTGAGTAATCATTTATTATAGTTTATTAATGCAACTTTTTGAGAAATTATTATTAATTACATAGTTATAATTTTTTTTGATGATTTAAAAGAGTTTAAGAAATGTTTTCTTTTTTACACAATTAATGTATGTGAAAAATAATATTATTTCTATTTATTTCTTAGAGATTAACTATAAAATCTATGTTTCTATGTGTTTAAATTATTTTATGCTTTACCTAAAATTCCTTTTTCGAACCAACAACCAAATAACAACTGGTGCACCCAAAATCGAAGTAATGGCATTAATTGGTAACGTAATTTCCATTCCCGGCATTTGTGAAACCACATCGCAAATCAGCATAATTCCGGCTCCAAAAAGCAAAGTACTCCAAAATAAAACAGTATGGTTACTAGTCTGAAACACTAACTTGGCAATATGGGGAACAGCCAATCCAACAAACGCAATCGGTCCCGCATAAGCCGTTATACTTCCCGCCAAAATTCCCGTTGCAATTATGATCACAAGTCGGGCTTTGTTGAAATTCAATCCCATACTT of Flavobacterium marginilacus contains these proteins:
- a CDS encoding GxxExxY protein, with amino-acid sequence MITQKFLDELTYEIIGSAIEVHKSIGKGLLESVYHQCMIEELSQRKINFHTEMNIPIIYKTKKLTTNFRCDLFIENCIVLELKSVLEMNSIFEAQILTYMQLLEAPKGIIINFNCHNIFKEGQKTFVNDFFKLLPKQ